In one Oncorhynchus nerka isolate Pitt River linkage group LG7, Oner_Uvic_2.0, whole genome shotgun sequence genomic region, the following are encoded:
- the LOC115131371 gene encoding protein eva-1 homolog B-like, whose protein sequence is MEPIRKDMELLSNSMASYAHIKANPESLALYFMMGVCFGLLLALCLLVTGIACSTHRGRTKNTPHSLERRQLKSSEEDEEQEKVDVEEGEEVEIPKLTTMPMSNLSSQSNGTLRSVNVFASADEMERARQLEERERIIREIWRNGQPDIMATGTGTIGRVHYL, encoded by the exons ATGGAACCAATTAGAAAAGACATGGAGCTGCTAAGTAACAGCATGGCGAGCTATGCTCACATCAAAG CCAACCCAGAGAGCTTGGCTTTGTACTTCATGATGGGTGTGTGTTTTGGCCTGCTCCTGGCCCTGTGCCTCCTGGTCACCGGCATAGCCTGTAGCACACATCGTGGTCGCACCAAGAACACTCCCCACTCCCTAGAGAGGAGACAACTGAAGTCTAGTGAAGAAGATGAGGAACAGGAGAAAGTGGATGTGGAAGAAGGGGAGGAGGTTGAGATCCCTAAATTAACTACGATGCCTATGAGCAACCTCAGCAGCCAATCAAATGGTACTTTGAGGAGCGTGAACGTGTTTGCGTCGGcagatgagatggagagggcgAGGCAACTGGAGGAGAGGGAACGCATCATCAGAGAAATCTGGAGAAACGGGCAGCCTGATATAATGGCCACTGGGACAGGGACCATCGGACGGGTACACTACCTCTAA
- the lsm10 gene encoding U7 snRNA-associated Sm-like protein LSm10 isoform X1, whose protein sequence is MEVSHSIRERTIAENSLVILLQGLQGEVTTVDLRDESTARGRVVNVDAFMNVRLEEVLYRDRRGRLSQLADLFITARNVRYVHIPDHVDIMETIQTQLTRIRRVRNFASDKGGRKEYQKKKN, encoded by the exons ATGGAGGTGTCCCATTCGATCAGGGAGCGCACCATAGCAGAGAACAGCCTAGTGATCCTTCTCCAGGGGCTTCAGGGGGAGGTGACCACCGTGGACCTGAGGGATGAAAGCACGGCGAGGGGGCGTGTGGTCAACGTGGACGCCTTCATGAACGTGCGTCTGGAGGAG GTGCTGTATCGGGACCGCCGCGGACGGCTCAGTCAGCTGGCCGATCTGTTTATCACGGCCAGGAACGTGCGCTACGTCCACATTCCCGACCACGTGGACATCATGGAGAccatacagacccagctgaccAGGATCAGACGCGTTCGTAACTTTGCCAGTGATAAAGGCGGCAGGAAGGAGTATCAAAAGAAAAAGAACTGA
- the lsm10 gene encoding U7 snRNA-associated Sm-like protein LSm10 isoform X2: protein MEVSHSIRERTIAENSLVILLQGLQGEVTTVDLRDESTARGRVVNVDAFMNVLYRDRRGRLSQLADLFITARNVRYVHIPDHVDIMETIQTQLTRIRRVRNFASDKGGRKEYQKKKN from the exons ATGGAGGTGTCCCATTCGATCAGGGAGCGCACCATAGCAGAGAACAGCCTAGTGATCCTTCTCCAGGGGCTTCAGGGGGAGGTGACCACCGTGGACCTGAGGGATGAAAGCACGGCGAGGGGGCGTGTGGTCAACGTGGACGCCTTCATGAAC GTGCTGTATCGGGACCGCCGCGGACGGCTCAGTCAGCTGGCCGATCTGTTTATCACGGCCAGGAACGTGCGCTACGTCCACATTCCCGACCACGTGGACATCATGGAGAccatacagacccagctgaccAGGATCAGACGCGTTCGTAACTTTGCCAGTGATAAAGGCGGCAGGAAGGAGTATCAAAAGAAAAAGAACTGA
- the LOC115131372 gene encoding glutathione S-transferase A-like: protein MANNITLLWCTFSVPCWRVMIALEEKMLQGYNQTLLDFDKEEHKSTIVMDLNPRAQLPTFKHGDCIVNESYGACMYLENQFRSQGTQMIPEGLAKQALMYQRMFEGQTFYEKLSDVVYYEYYVPRGERHDSAIKRNKDNLAIEIQLWEGYFQKMEAGSYLAGKAFSLADVLVFPTIAYSFRSGLSAESYPKLRAYYSMMKDRPSVKTTWPPHWLEDQEKPQWGDFLKEL, encoded by the coding sequence ATGGCCAATAACATCACACTTCTCTGGTGCACCTTCTCGGTTCCGTGCTGGCGGGTTATGATCGCTCTGGAGGAGAAAATGTTGCAGGGATACAACCAGACGCTGTTGGACTTCGATAAAGAAGAGCACAAATCTACAATAGTCATGGACCTCAACCCCCGGGCACAGCTCCCTACATTCAAACACGGGGACTGCATAGTGAACGAGTCCTATGGAGCATGCATGTATTTGGAAAACCAGTTCAGGTCCCAGGGGACCCAGATGATCCCTGAGGGTCTAGCCAAACAGGCCCTGATGTACCAACGCATGTTTGAAGGCCAAACCTTCTACGAGAAACTTAGTGATGTGGTCTACTATGAATATTATGTCCCTcggggagagagacatgactcTGCTATCAAGAGGAACAAAGATAACCTTGCAATTGAAATTCAACTGTGGGAGGGATACTTTCAGAAGATGGAGGCAGGCTCTTACCTGGCAGGAAAAGCCTTCTCGTTGGCTGATGTCCTTGTCTTCCCCACCATTGCCTACTCCTTCCGCTCTGGGCTGTCAGCAGAGAGTTACCCCAAACTGAGAGCATACTACTCTATGATGAAGGACAGACCAAGTGTCAAAACTACCTGGCCCCCACACTGGCTAGAAGACCAGGAAAAACCTCAGTGGGGTGACTTTCTCAAAGAGCTCTGA
- the LOC115131375 gene encoding protein OSCP1-like isoform X2 — translation MSMRTLPLVFINLGGEMLYILDQRLQTQNTADDKTQKVMNDIIATMFSKAFMEELLKPQDLYSNRALRTVLTRLAHASIMRLNPASMDRLYELMVMAFKYQLLLCPRPRDLLIISYNHIDAIREFVRDTPSVLNQVDETHRKIIEVYTPLSDGEFQLLRQTLLIFLQDMHVRVSLFLKDKVQNPNGRFALSTTGPVPHGTEVPGLIRMFSSNGKEWKRWEFPTGGSYTSSIRVGSFERFGDRVTRIGTNMYSVTQPEETHTSKNYSQKANSEPNPLAKEELNLLAQLLGGMKVQNRNTETGFRVNLFATDQEEEEAGASGGNGDQSFQVINIQATQDVQVNTELARIAGEFTGEPEQTESPEGPSNKGDDLLAMMDELIEL, via the exons ATGTCTATGAGAACACTTCCTCTAGTTTTTATTAACCTCGGCGGAGAAATGCTCTATATTCTGGACCAACGTCTTCAAACTCAGAATACCGCCGATGATAAGACACAGAAAG TTATGAATGACATCATAGCCACCATGTTCAGTAAGGCCTTTATGGAGGAACTGCTGAAGCCTCAGGACCTCTACAGTAATAGGGCTCTGAGAACAGTGCTAACACGACTAGCCCATGCCTCCATCATGAGGCTCAACCCCGCCAGCATGGATAGG CTTTATGAATTGATGGTGATGGCTTTCAAATACCAACTCCTGCTGTGTCCACGTCCCAGAGACCTGCTGATTATTTCATACAATCACATAGACGCCATCCGGGAGTTTGTGAGAGACACCCCCAGTGTTCTCAACCAAGTGGACGAGACACACCGTAAGATCATTGAG GTGTATACACCCTTGTCTGATGGGGAATTTCAACTCCTCCGACAAACGCTTCTCATATTTCTTCAAGACATGCATGTCAGG GTATCACTTTTCCTCAAGGATAAAGTGCAGAATCCCAATGGACGCTTTGCTCTCTCGACCACAGGCCCAGTGCCCCATGGGACAGAAGTCCCAGGGTTAATCAG GATGTTTAGTAGCAATGGGAAGGAGTGGAAGAGATGGGAGTTCCCCACTGGAGGCAGTTACACCAGCTCCATCCGAGTGGGCTCCTTTGAGCGGTTTGGAGATAGAGTCACCCGAATTGGGACAAATAT GTACAGTGTGACTCAACCAGAAGAAACTCACACATCCAAGAACTACTCTCAAAAG GCGAACTCTGAACCCAACCCCCTGGCCAAAGAGGAGCTGAACCTGCTGGCTCAACTGCTGGGTGGAATGAAGGTTCAGAACCGAAACACTGAAACAGGGTTCCGGGTCAACCTCTTTGCCACAGaccaagaggaagaggaggc TGGAGCATCAGGAGGGAATGGGGATCAGTCATTCCAAGTGATTAATATTCAAGCAACACAG gaCGTGCAAGTCAACACAGAACTGGCTCGGATCGCGGGAGAGTTTACCGGGGAGCCTGAACAGACTGAATCGCCAGAGGGACCAAGCAACAAGGGGGATGACCTGCTGGCCATGATGGATGAACTTATTGAACTATAA
- the LOC115131375 gene encoding protein OSCP1-like isoform X1 → MSMRTLPLVFINLGGEMLYILDQRLQTQNTADDKTQKGVWSDDDRKRVMNDIIATMFSKAFMEELLKPQDLYSNRALRTVLTRLAHASIMRLNPASMDRLYELMVMAFKYQLLLCPRPRDLLIISYNHIDAIREFVRDTPSVLNQVDETHRKIIEVYTPLSDGEFQLLRQTLLIFLQDMHVRVSLFLKDKVQNPNGRFALSTTGPVPHGTEVPGLIRMFSSNGKEWKRWEFPTGGSYTSSIRVGSFERFGDRVTRIGTNMYSVTQPEETHTSKNYSQKANSEPNPLAKEELNLLAQLLGGMKVQNRNTETGFRVNLFATDQEEEEAGASGGNGDQSFQVINIQATQDVQVNTELARIAGEFTGEPEQTESPEGPSNKGDDLLAMMDELIEL, encoded by the exons ATGTCTATGAGAACACTTCCTCTAGTTTTTATTAACCTCGGCGGAGAAATGCTCTATATTCTGGACCAACGTCTTCAAACTCAGAATACCGCCGATGATAAGACACAGAAAG GTGTATGGTCAGATGACGACAGAAAAAGAG TTATGAATGACATCATAGCCACCATGTTCAGTAAGGCCTTTATGGAGGAACTGCTGAAGCCTCAGGACCTCTACAGTAATAGGGCTCTGAGAACAGTGCTAACACGACTAGCCCATGCCTCCATCATGAGGCTCAACCCCGCCAGCATGGATAGG CTTTATGAATTGATGGTGATGGCTTTCAAATACCAACTCCTGCTGTGTCCACGTCCCAGAGACCTGCTGATTATTTCATACAATCACATAGACGCCATCCGGGAGTTTGTGAGAGACACCCCCAGTGTTCTCAACCAAGTGGACGAGACACACCGTAAGATCATTGAG GTGTATACACCCTTGTCTGATGGGGAATTTCAACTCCTCCGACAAACGCTTCTCATATTTCTTCAAGACATGCATGTCAGG GTATCACTTTTCCTCAAGGATAAAGTGCAGAATCCCAATGGACGCTTTGCTCTCTCGACCACAGGCCCAGTGCCCCATGGGACAGAAGTCCCAGGGTTAATCAG GATGTTTAGTAGCAATGGGAAGGAGTGGAAGAGATGGGAGTTCCCCACTGGAGGCAGTTACACCAGCTCCATCCGAGTGGGCTCCTTTGAGCGGTTTGGAGATAGAGTCACCCGAATTGGGACAAATAT GTACAGTGTGACTCAACCAGAAGAAACTCACACATCCAAGAACTACTCTCAAAAG GCGAACTCTGAACCCAACCCCCTGGCCAAAGAGGAGCTGAACCTGCTGGCTCAACTGCTGGGTGGAATGAAGGTTCAGAACCGAAACACTGAAACAGGGTTCCGGGTCAACCTCTTTGCCACAGaccaagaggaagaggaggc TGGAGCATCAGGAGGGAATGGGGATCAGTCATTCCAAGTGATTAATATTCAAGCAACACAG gaCGTGCAAGTCAACACAGAACTGGCTCGGATCGCGGGAGAGTTTACCGGGGAGCCTGAACAGACTGAATCGCCAGAGGGACCAAGCAACAAGGGGGATGACCTGCTGGCCATGATGGATGAACTTATTGAACTATAA